In one Diabrotica virgifera virgifera chromosome 5, PGI_DIABVI_V3a genomic region, the following are encoded:
- the LOC126885532 gene encoding uncharacterized protein LOC126885532 produces MDKSRKLKFQRHTALNDIQSIFDLGNRAVSDLSLRSLFKIRVSEIDLIKDEFLKQHTSIINNVLSVPDSDTGDEEKVRELFLDLFYKIKVFDAEFFGSPSESPGPASCASGGAHPSHIRLPRIDLPHFQGNFINFASFIDLYNSIVHNNAALGNVEKFKYLKGCLDGTPLSLIRNLPITNDNYQVAYDLIVKRYTNVRRCATAHWDAIMGVQKISAVNSKNLAKLVDTFLENLAALKTLGLPTEHWDFIMFNLLLSKLDVDSIKLFELENKSNEIPSFKKLVAFIETQYIAYDNLDSSIGGGKKSSRAPNNTEPKANSRHQTGDSRHNRSSSSFVINSSSVCCALCKQSHYLNQCSLFLKKSPKERYQFCKESSSCFKCLNQANHSVKSCPKSFKCRKCSSHLHNSLLHFDRNRSNSQSSSENNSPGTSGIESSPEVSHCAASFVGNKNETKKEILLGTVLVHAIDSKGCKQPLRCLIDSGSMSSFISRKAANRLGWPKTPCSFEVNGLNSMQTKLNQGQISFSIQPRHQESPVFHLEAIITDRVCSDLPSTQIDISAWNYIKNLKLADPKFNCSQSVDLLIGCSIFSKVLLEGKIEGKPGQRDALNTVFGYILLGPTSTPNLSSTCSSSSSLVCLSNVEDSLDSSLRKFWELENIPEEPVSEPEDVLCETIYRETHSRDVSGKYVVSLPFRESPPCLKDSYDVALNRFISLERRLFRQPGLQKDYSSHMQEYIDLGHMQLVPEGEKTKGKYYIPHHCVVKSESVSTKIRVVYNASQKSPRLGKSLNDYLLVGPKLQQDIVSLLLNFRLNRFALCADIRQMYRNILVVPEHTDYQRVLWRFSSFEEIQEYRLLTVTFGVVSSPYLALRTLQQLVLDEGSRFPKAASLVCNASYIDDFVFGASTLEEAQSLAEELVALLKLGGFELRKWCSNEPKLLPQFPESHINPHSINFDPESNGPSLKILGLKWIAQSDVFQFAVKLRDVPCTKRSFLSELARIYDPCGYLTPITFFIKHLIQRLWATGLEWDDRPPSEIIRVWEQYKKVPPSLRENSPSEEVKKSLVFVSTREEHFLSCLLENQSSFTSIQRILTFMLRFAHNSRLKRSRRVGPLSSVELESSLIILVRFTQEQYFEDQLVTM; encoded by the exons ATGGATAAATCGAGAAAATTGAAATTCCAGCGGCATACAGCGCTCAATGACATTCAGTCCATTTTTGATTTGGGTAATAGAGCAGTGTCGGACTTGAGTTTAAGATCGTTGTTTAAAATTAGAGTTAGTGAAATAGATTTGATCAAGGACGAATTTTTAAAGCAGCATACAAGCATTATTAATAATGTTTTGTCGGTACCGGATTCAGATACGGGGGACGAAGAAAAAGTCCGAGAATTATTCTTGGACTTATTctacaaaataaaagtttttgacGCGGAATTCTTTGGGTCACCATCTGAAAGTCCAGGTCCAGCGTCTTGTGCTTCCGGCGGAGCTCATCCTTCGCACATTCGCTTACCTCGTATTGATCTTCCGCATTTTCAAggaaattttattaattttgcatCCTTTATAGACCTTTATAATTCGATAGTGCATAACAATGCAGCCCTAGGAAACgtagaaaaattcaaatatttgaaaggttgtttagaCGGGACTCCGCTTAGCTTAATTCGCAATTTGCCCATAACTAACGATAATTACCAAGTGGCTTATGATTTAATTGTTAAACGGTACACAAATGTTCGTCGTTGTGCGACCGCCCATTGGGATGCGATAATGGGCGTTCAAAAAATCTCTGCGGTTAACTCGAAAAATCTAGCTAAATTAGTAGACACCTTCTTAGAAAATTTAGCCGCATTGAAAACTTTAGGCCTTCCCACTGAGCATTGGGATTTCATTATGTTCAATTTGCTTTTGTCGAAATTAGATGTTGACTCCATTAAGTTATTCGAGTTGGAAAATAAGTCTAACGAAATTCcttcatttaaaaaattagtagCGTTCATCGAAACACAATACATCGCGTATGATAATTTAGACAGTAGTATAGGTGGGGGAAAGAAGTCGTCGCGGGCCCCAAATAACACGGAGCCAAAGGCCAACTCCAGGCACCAGACTGGTGATTCAAGGCACAATCGTAGTAGCTCGTCGTTCGTGATAAATTCGTCTTCAGTATGTTGCGCTCTATGCAAACAAAGCCATTATCTCAACCAGTGTTCGTTGTTCTTGAAAAAATCGCCAAAAGAGAGATATCAGTTTTGTAAAGAGTCTTCTTCCTGTTTTAAGTGTCTTAATCAGGCTAACCATTCAGTCAAGTCGTGTCCTAAATCCTTCAAATGTAGGAAATGTAGTAGTCATCTCCATAATAGTTTGTTACACTTCGATAGAAACCGTTCCAATAGTCAGTCGTCCTCAGAAAATAATAGTCCAGGGACATCGGGAATCGAATCGTCTCCTGAAGTATCCCATTGTGCCGCTAGTTTTGTAGGAAATAAAAATGAAACCAAAAAGGAAATCTTGCTCGGTACTGTTTTGGTTCATGCGATTGACAGTAAAGGGTGTAAACAACCCTTAAGATGTCTTATTGATTCGGGTTCGATGAGTTCGTTCATTAGTCGAAAGGCTGCCAATCGATTGGGATGGCCTAAAACTCCTTGCTCGTTCGAAGTTAACGGACTCAATTCGATGCAAACTAAACTGAATCAGGGTCAAATAAGTTTCTCTATCCAACCTCGTCATCAGGAGTCACCGGTGTTTCATTTGGAGGCTATTATCACAGATCGGGTTTGCTCGGATTTGCCCAGCACCCAAATAGATATTTCTGCTTggaattatattaaaaatttgaaGTTAGCTGACCCCAAATTTAATTGTAGTCAATCGGTCGATTTGTTAATTGGTTGTAGTATATTTTCGAAGGTGTTGTtagagggtaaaattgaaggtaAACCGGGACAACGTGATGCCCTAAATACCGTTTTTGGATATATTTTGTTGGGCCCAACTAGCACACCTAACCTTTCGTCaacttgttcttcttcttcgtcgCTTGTTTGTCTTTCAAATGTGGAAGACTCGTTAGATTCTTCGTTAAGGAAATTTTGGGAACTGGAGAACATACCGGAAGAGCCAGTTTCAGAACCGGAAGACGTTCTGTGCGAAACCATTTATCGGGAAACACATAGTCGGGACGTCTCGGGAAAATATGTTGTGTCTTTGCCTTTTCGTGAATCGCCGCCTTGTTTGAAAGATAGCTATGATGTTGCTTTAAACAGATTTATTTCGTTGGAACGTCGCTTGTTTCGTCAGCCGGGTTTGCAAAAGGATTATTCGTCCCATATGCAGGAGTATATTGATTTAGGTCATATGCAATTGGTTCCTGAGGGCGAAAAGACAAAGGGAAAGTATTATATCCCACATCATTGCGTTGTTAAGTCGGAAAGTGTCTCTACTAAAATTCGAGTGGTATATAATGCGTCTCAGAAAAGTCCCAGGCTTGGTAAATCGTTGAATGATTATTTATTAGTCGGTCCTAAGCTACAACAGGACATCGTCTCGCTTTTGTTAAATTTTAGACTTAATCGTTTTGCGTTGTGTGCAGATATTCGTCAGATGTATCGTAATATTTTAGTAGTTCCTGAGCATACGGATTATCAACGTGTGTTATGGAGATTTTCTAGCTTTGAGGAGATTCAGGAATATCGTTTGTTAACTGTCACTTTTGGAGTTGTATCCTCGCCGTATCTCGCTCTAAGAACTCTTCAACAACTAGTGTTGGACGAAGGCTCTCGTTTTCCTAAAGCCGCCTCACTCGTTTGTAATGCTTCGTATATTGATGATTTTGTTTTCGGTGCTTCGACGCTCGAAGAAGCACAAAGTTTAGCTGAAGAGTTAGTCGCTTTGTTGAAGTTAGGAGGCTTTGAGTTACGGAAATGGTGTTCGAACGAACCCAAATTGTTGCCGCAATTTCCTGAATCGCATATTAATCCTCATTCTATTAATTTTGATCCAGAATCAAATGGTCCTTCTTTAAAAATCCTTGGTTTGAAGTGGATTGCACAGTCCGATGTCTTTCAATTTGCAGTCAAATTGCGGGATGTCCCTTGTACTAAAAGATCGTTTTTGTCCGAATTAGCTCGAATTTATGACCCGTGTGGTTATCTAACACCTATTACCTTTTTCATCAAGCATTTAATCCAACGACTTTGGGCAACTGGTCTTGAATGGGATGATCGTCCTCCCTCAGAAATTATTCGTGTATGGGAGCAATATAAAA AGGTTCCTCCATCATTGCGGGAAAATTCCCCTTCGGAAGAGGTAAAGAAAAGTTTAGTGTTTGTTTCCACTCGTGAGGAACATTTTTTGTCTTGTTTGTTAGAAAACCAATCGTCTTTTACCTCTATCCAAAGAATTTTGACCTTTATGTTGCGATTCGCGCACAACTCTCGTTTGAAAAGGTCAAGACGTGTAGGACCCTTGAGTTCAGTAGAATTGGAAAGCTCGTTAATTATTCTTGTTAGGTTTACACAGGAACAGTATTTTGAAGACCAGCTTGTAACGATGTGA